A portion of the Coturnix japonica isolate 7356 chromosome 4, Coturnix japonica 2.1, whole genome shotgun sequence genome contains these proteins:
- the TMEM131L gene encoding transmembrane protein 131-like isoform X7, whose amino-acid sequence MAHFIEVRGFNKGNCFAVPESCCSMSDDPMLLEMSLTVRMENAQQDFVEQRQYLLENLFVVFVAMEKTKTSGDFTVDMYVLHSGNSCVRIQDIRQLSRKDRTPVEFEPVLLSSSSTNFTKVASIPCKAAFCDDARPYSDDKRNSLVEGNTALQACLSCPVLEGYFDVDPSAAMFHIEPHHNISGFWSIWFTNNFEFSIELNEVYVSRETKDILKILNFAEPLTLSPGCWNVFSLKLDVKNNVTDVLSSICLATSVGVMIEIPLQIYSTVSKQADLHFEAITHCDIQCYLGKSDSANLLWQRSLSLDRSAWDVDSELASELYERWQKIRHGEACRRRSILGSTRLIHKKQPEEEVSFAFFLPRLTAEPSLTLSFNATAVKSSVVKYFILRNPSSFPVALQLLPLSYYPDPQASLSLLSKWFGINTQAINFTTTEFRLLDEYSHRNAHQEDLINKKCSSELLQLNLQPLETRKIGVIFTPVDYKRVASVILIRNNLTVLDVVNVEGYGARELLKVGGRLPGAGGSLRFKVPEATLMDCRRQLKDSKQILSITKNFKVENIGPLPITISSMKINGYSCQGYGFEVLDCQEFFLAQNSSREISIVFTPDFTSSWVIRELTLVTSADLEFHFTLNVTLPHHLLPLCADVVPGPSWEESFWRLTVLFVSLSLLGVILIAFQQAQYILAEFMKSRQRANPSSSLQQNSNSVDVISSDTYKGSCKTFMDSYSSSDKGKGKGFMSVGTSSSRSQNAAKRSPATYSHSQKKHKCSVYYSKQKPNAAAGGAIATTEEKQNQIVENQISAPKEDICADVVSENWVTLKYANGINVNKNLTLPENFLGKEETALKNTVLIKSSSSECNLKEDLQTCMFPKETNLKASENLAELKEQEFSPVKVSKKLPESHLSRSSPQQQPELQEISRKISGNNQQVLLRNETENCETLKKQINMKPSTEKKINKGRKEETLCCTKEEITSSEQEDAFRKKKPQEKKEGNVPNMNWNRNRTSRKNKKKNVNISTRVPEQSELKHLCSEYERLDLRTNIGIRAWCPQGDGENCKADQKPGSLRMQGETESFYQRSKKKCLEKFCSDSSSDCGSSSGSVRASRGSWGSWSSTSSSDGDKKPMITARHFLPSRENISQNDFPSETPITLNLSHNICNTSRDANSVPQYPDTLCPNFTDVAADPEKNKGLYPAGDLWPPQPVCLTNSLNYNLENNLPCMIQETPSIHNSFIDWNATCDSQFSNMYCPFEMNEYGAIPEENMNYPSSFPGTAAMQNTAFIDQSCTSTWNAPHNMPPTWEPASYVNSTPYLSSTRSLSPMSGLFGSIWAPQSDVYESCCPVGATTQHSTHVENQAVMCKQEYYPRFNPFRAYMNLDIWTTAANRNPNFPLSRDSGYCGNV is encoded by the exons ATGGCACATTTTATTGAAGTCAGAGGATTTAACAAAGGAAACTGTTTTGCAGTCcctgag AGTTGCTGTTCTATGTCCGATGATCCAATGCTGCTAGAAATGAGCTTAACGGTAAGAATGGAAAATGCCCAACAAGATTTTGTGGAGCAAAGACAATACTTACTGGAGAAtctttttgtagtttttgtAGCAATGGAAAAAACGAAGACCTCAG GTGATTTCACAGTGGATATGTACGTCTTACATTCTGGGAACAGCTGTGTGCGTATACAG GACATCAGGCAGTTGTCACGAAAAGACAGAACACCTGTGGAGTTTGAGCCAGTACTGCTATCTTCATCATCTACTAACTTTACAAAAGTTGCCTCTATTCCTTGTAAAG CTGCATTCTGTGACGATGCAAGGCCTTACTCTGATGACAAGAGGAATAGCCTAGTAGAAGGCAATACAGCACTACAAGCCTGCCTTTCCTGTCCAGTTTTAGAAGG GTATTTTGATGTTGATCCTTCTGCAGCAATGTTTCATATTGAACCACACCATAATATTTCAGGATTTTGGTCCATATGGTTTACAAACAACTTTGAATTCAGCATTGAGCTGAATGAAGTCTACGTATCCAGAGAAACAAAGGACATCTTGAAG ATTCTGAACTTCGCTGAGCCTTTGACTCTATCTCCGGGCTGTtggaatgtattttctttgaaacttgATGTGAAAAACAACGTAACAGATGTGCTTTCTAGTATTTGTTTGGCCACCAGTGTAGGAGTGATGATTGAAATACCTCTGCAGATATATTCAACTGTGTCCAAG CAAGCAGATCTTCATTTTGAAGCCATTACCCACTGCGATATTCAGTGTTACCTGGGAAAGTCTGATTCAG CAaatctgctttggcagaggaGTCTCTCTCTGGACCGTTCTGCCTGGGATGTGGATTCTGAGCTGGCAAGTGAGCTTTATGAAAGATGGCAAAAAATAAGACACGGGGAAGCCTGCAG GAGGAGAAGCATTCTGGGATCAACTCGCTTGATTCATAAGAAGCAGCCTGAGGAGGAGGTgtcatttgcctttttcttgCCACGGTTGACTGCAGAGCCCAGCCTTACGCTCAGCTTCAATGCCACAGCAGTTAAAAGTAGCGTG GTGAAGTATTTCATACTGAGAAATCCTTCATCCTTTCCAGTtgcactgcagcttctgcctCTCTCTTACTACCCTGATCCCCAAGCTTCACTGAGTCTGCTCAGCAAATG GTTTGGCATAAATACTCAAGCTATTAATTTCACCACCACTGAGTTCAGGCTCTTGGATGAATATTCTCACAGG aatGCACACCAAGAGGATCTCATCAACAAGAAATGCAGTTCTGAGCTGCTTCAGTTAAATTTACAACCACTAGAAACCAGAAAAATTGGTGTAATTTTTACACCAGTTGACTACAAAAGAGTGGCTTCAGTTATTTTAATCAG AAACAACTTGACTGTTCTGGATGTGGTCAATGTAGAAGGCTATGGAGCCAGAGAATTACTTAAAGTAGGGGGAAGACTGCCAGGTGCAGGAGGATCTCTTAGATTCAAGGTTCCAGAAGCTACTCTGATGGACTGCAGACGAC aacTGAAAGACAGCAAGCAAATTCTGTCCATCACGAAGAACTTCAAAGTAGAGAATATTGGGCCTCTTCCTATAACAATTTCATCAATGAAAATCAATGGTTACAGTTGCCAAGGATATGGATTTGAGGTGTTAGACTGTCAGGAATTTTTTCTGGCTCAGAACTCATCACGGGAGATCAGCATCGT ATTCACTCCTGATTTTACATCTTCATGGGTAATCCGGGAGCTTACACTGGTGACTTCTGCTGATCTAGAGTTCCACTTCACGCTTAATGTGACTCTTCCTCACCATTTGTTACCACTCTGTGCAGATGTGGTGCCAGGACCCAGCTGGGAGGAGTCTTTCTGGAGGCTCACTGTCCTTTTTGTAAG TTTGTCCCTACTCGGTGTGATTCTGATAGCCTTCCAGCAAGCCCAGTATATTTTAGCAGAGTTCATGAAATCAAGACAGAGAGCAAATCCTAGTTCTTCattgcagcagaacagcaactCTGTTGATGTCATCAGCTCTGATACTTACaa gGGCAGCTGTAAGACATTTATGGATTCCTATAGTTCCTCAGATAAAGGTAAAGGGAAGGGCTTCATGTCTGTAGGCACTTCTTCTAGCCGAAGTCAGAATGCTGCAAAGAGGAGTCCTGCAACCTACAGCCACTctcagaagaaacacaaatgttCGGTTTACTACAGTAAGCAAAagccaaatgcagcagctggcGGTGCCATTGCAACtactgaggagaaacaaaatcagattGTGGAGAACCAAATCTCAGCACCAAAAGAGGACATTTGTGCTGATGTTGTCAGTGAGAACTGGGTAactttaaaatatgcaaatggCATAAATGTTAACAAGAATTTAACTCTTCCAGAAAACTTTCTGGGCAAAGaagaaactgcactgaaaaatacagttctcATTAAAAGTAGTTCTTCAGAGTGCAATCTGAAGGAAGATCTTCAAACATGTATGTTTCCTAAGGAAACTAACCTTAAAGCTTCTGAAAATCTAGCTGAGCTCAAGGAACAGGAATTCAGTCCTGTGAAGGTGTCAAAGAAGCTACCTGAAAGTCACTTGTCAAGAAGTTCACCTCAGCAACAGCCGGAACTGCAGGAAATTTCTAGGAAAATTAGTG GAAATAACCAGCAAGTGCTTCTCAGGAATGAGACAGAAAACTGTGAGACCTTAAAAAAGCAGATCAACATGAAGCCTTCCACTGAGAAAAAGATTAATAAAGGACGTAAAGAAGAGACGCTGTGCTGTACAAAAGAGGAGATCACTTCCTCTGAG cAAGAAGATGCATTTAGGAAGAAGAAGCCtcaagagaagaaggaaggaaatgtacCAAATATGAATTGGAATAGAAATAGAACATCTcggaaaaataagaaaaagaatgttaaCATATCTACAAG GGTCCCTGAGCAGAGTGAGTTGAAGCATCTGTGCAGTGAATATGAAAGACTGGACCTGAGAACGAATATTGGAATAAGAGCCTGGTGTCCTCAGGGTGATGGGGAAAATTGTAAAGCAGACCAAAAGCCTGGGAGCTTGCGTATGCAGGGAGAAACAG aaagCTTTTATCAACGGTCcaaaaagaagtgtttggagAAGTTTTGTTCTGATTCAAGCTCAGATTGTGGAAGTTCATCAGGAAGTGTTCGTGCCAGTCGTGGGAGCTGGGGTAGCTGGAGCAGTACCAGCAGTTCTGATGGAGATAAAAAGCCCATGATTACTGCCAGGCATTTTCTTCCATCCC ggGAGAATATTTCACAAAACGATTTTCCATCTGAAACTCCTATCACTTTAAATCTGTCTCATAACATCTGCAATACCAG cAGAGACGCAAATAGCGTTCCTCAGTATCCTGATACCTTGTGTCCCAATTTCACTGATGTAGCTGCAGATCCTGAAAAGAATAAAG GTCTTTACCCAGCAGGAGACCTTTGGCCTCCCCAGCCTGTCTGCCTGACAAACAGTTTAAACTACAACCTTGAGAATAATCTGCCATGCATGATCCAAGAAACACCCTCGATCCACAACAG CTTCATTGACTGGAACGCAACTTGTGACAGCCAGTTTTCCAACATGTATTGTCCATTTGAGATGAACGAATATGGTGCTATTCCAGAAG aaaacatgaaCTACCCCAGCAGCTTCCCGGGCACAGCTGCAATGCAGAACACAGCTTTCATTGACCAGAGCTGCACCTCCACCTGGAATGCACCACACAACATGCCGCCTACCTGGGAGCCCGCCAGTTATGTCAACTCCACA CCCTACCTCTCGAGTACCCGAAGCTTATCTCCAATGTCTGGACTTTTTGGTTCCATCTGGGCACCACAGAGTGATGTTTATGAAAGCTGCTGCCCTGTCGGTGCCACGACCCAACACTCAACTCATGTTGAGAACCAAGCTGTTATGTGTAAGCAGGAATACTATCCGAGGTTTAACCCGTTCCGTGCCTACATGAACTTGGATATATGGACTACAGCAGCCAACCGAAATCCAAATTTCCCACTTTCGAGGGACTCGGGTTACTGTGGAAATGTGTGA